In a genomic window of Sulfurimonas denitrificans DSM 1251:
- a CDS encoding TIGR00282 family metallophosphoesterase translates to MRVAFIGDIVGSHGREMLKIHLKNLRKEHEIDFVIANYENASHGFGLTVKNANEIVGYGVDCMSGGNHTWDKKEITALFDTHEILRPHNYPSDVGGTGCKVYEVAEEKLGVLNLMGHYSMPYTDNAFRCATSTVESLRSEGVKNIFVDFHAEATSEKRAMMMLLQGSVSAIIGTHTHVSTDDFQIANNTAYLTDIGLSGCRDNVIGMDEASPLKQFLTGVKGHFDIPKKCKKILQIAIMDFSDGKCESAFKLKIFDDGRVIRTDAWIEV, encoded by the coding sequence TTGAGAGTAGCATTTATAGGCGATATAGTTGGAAGCCATGGAAGAGAGATGTTAAAGATACATCTAAAAAATCTAAGAAAAGAGCATGAGATAGATTTTGTAATTGCAAACTATGAAAATGCTTCTCATGGATTTGGGCTAACTGTAAAAAACGCAAATGAGATAGTTGGTTATGGGGTTGATTGTATGAGCGGCGGAAATCATACTTGGGATAAAAAAGAGATAACAGCGCTTTTTGATACTCATGAGATTTTAAGACCGCATAACTATCCTAGTGATGTTGGTGGAACGGGGTGCAAAGTATATGAAGTTGCAGAAGAGAAGTTAGGTGTCCTAAACCTTATGGGACACTACTCTATGCCATATACCGACAACGCTTTTCGATGTGCAACAAGTACAGTTGAATCACTGCGCTCAGAGGGTGTTAAAAATATCTTTGTAGATTTTCATGCCGAGGCAACTAGTGAAAAAAGAGCTATGATGATGTTGCTTCAAGGAAGTGTTAGTGCTATCATAGGAACTCATACACATGTAAGTACGGATGACTTTCAAATAGCAAATAACACCGCCTATCTAACAGATATAGGACTATCAGGGTGTAGAGACAATGTCATAGGAATGGATGAGGCTTCGCCTCTAAAGCAGTTTTTAACTGGCGTTAAAGGGCATTTTGATATTCCAAAAAAGTGTAAAAAAATTCTTCAAATTGCTATTATGGATTTTAGTGATGGAAAGTGTGAGAGTGCTTTTAAATTAAAGATATTTGATGATGGGCGAGTTATAAGAACAGATGCGTGGATAGAGGTTTAA
- the ung gene encoding uracil-DNA glycosylase: MIDLKIESSWREVLLDEFQKPYFNSLKEFLVGEKQKYTLYPHSSNIFAAFESTPFESVKVVILGQDPYHGVNQAHGLAFSVNDGVPPPPSLCNIFKELHDDIGCEIPKSGNLMSWAKEGVFLLNTVLSVRASEANSHKNRGWEVFTDTVIRLLSEKKENLVFILWGAPAGAKASLIDEKKHLILKAPHPSPLSSYRGFFGSKPFSKTDEYLISKGLKPVEWCI; the protein is encoded by the coding sequence ATGATTGATCTTAAGATAGAGAGTAGCTGGAGAGAGGTTCTCTTAGATGAGTTTCAAAAGCCATATTTTAACTCGTTAAAAGAGTTTTTAGTTGGGGAGAAACAAAAATACACTCTATATCCTCACAGCTCAAATATTTTTGCTGCATTTGAGAGCACACCATTTGAGAGCGTAAAGGTTGTGATTTTAGGACAAGACCCATACCATGGGGTAAATCAAGCTCATGGACTTGCCTTTTCGGTAAATGATGGAGTGCCACCTCCGCCATCTTTGTGCAATATTTTTAAAGAGCTTCATGATGATATTGGGTGCGAAATACCTAAAAGTGGAAATTTAATGAGCTGGGCAAAAGAGGGTGTTTTTTTACTAAATACAGTGCTAAGCGTCAGAGCAAGTGAGGCAAATTCACACAAAAACAGAGGCTGGGAGGTATTTACCGATACTGTTATCAGACTACTTAGCGAGAAAAAAGAGAATCTGGTTTTTATACTTTGGGGTGCACCAGCAGGAGCAAAAGCATCTTTGATTGATGAGAAAAAACATCTCATCTTAAAAGCTCCGCACCCATCACCTCTATCATCATACAGAGGATTTTTTGGCTCAAAACCATTTTCAAAAACAGATGAGTATCTTATATCTAAGGGACTAAAACCAGTAGAGTGGTGTATCTGA